Proteins co-encoded in one Hemitrygon akajei unplaced genomic scaffold, sHemAka1.3 Scf000080, whole genome shotgun sequence genomic window:
- the LOC140722572 gene encoding uncharacterized protein: MAHKRVLTGEWPFTCSDCGKGFTCSSKLKIHQRIHTGEKLFTCSDCGKGFTQSSELKVHQRVHTGERPFTCSVCEKGFTTSSHLLIHLSVHTAVRDFTCSVCGKTFTQSSNLQRHQQVHTGEKLFTCSDCGKGFTRSFNLQSHQRVHTGEWLFTCSDCGKGFTQASHLRRHQSVHTGEKPFTCSFCGKTFTQSSNLQTHQRVHTGEKPFTCSDCGKGFTQLGSLQTHQLVHTGERPFTCSDCGKRFTTSSHLVTHQSVHTAVRDFICSVCGKRFTQSSNLQRHQQVHTGEKLFTCSDCGKGFTRLFNLQSHQRVHTGERLFTCLDCGKGFTQASHLRRHQSVHTGEKPFTCSVCGKTFTQSSNLQTHQRVHTGERPFTCSDCGKGFTQSGSLQAHQLVHTGERPFTCSDCGKGFTTSSHLVTHQSVHTAERDFTRSDCEKGFTQSSDLLAHQ; encoded by the coding sequence ATGGCTCACAAGCGAGTTCTCACCGGGGAGTGGCCGTTTACCtgttcggactgtgggaagggattcacttgctcatctaaactgaagatccatcaaagaattcacactggggagaaactgtttacctgctcagactgtgggaagggattcactcagtcatctgaactgaaggtacatcagagagttcacactggggagaggccgttcacctgctcagtctgtgagaagggattcaccacatcatctcacctactgattcacctgtcagttcacactgcagtgagagatttcacctgctcagtctgtgggaagacattcactcagtcatctaacctgcagagacaccagcaagttcacactggggagaagctgttcacctgctcagactgtgggaagggattcactcgatcattcaacctacagagtcaccagcgagttcacactggggagtggctgttcacttgctcagactgtgggaaggggttcactcaggcATCTCACTTacggagacaccagtcagttcacactggggagaagccattcacctgctcattctgtgggaagacattcactcagtcatccaacctacagacacaccagcgagttcacactggggagaagccgttcacttgctcagactgtggaaagggattcacacagttaggtAGCCTACAaacacaccagttagttcacactggggagcggccattcacctgctcagactgtgggaagagattcaccacatcatctcacctagtgactcaccagtcagttcacactgcagtgagggatttcatctgttcagtctgtgggaagagattcactcagtcatctaacctacagagacaccagcaagttcacactggggagaagctgttcacctgctcagactgtgggaaaggattcactcgattattcaacctacagagtcaccagcgagttcacactggggagaggctgttcacctgcttagactgtgggaagggattcactcaggcaTCTCACCTacggagacaccagtcagttcacactggggagaagccattcacctgctcagtctgtggaaagacattcactcagtcatccaacctacagactcaccagcgagttcacactggggagaggccgttcacctgctcagactgcggaaagggattcacacagtcaggtagcctacaagcacaccagttagttcacactggggagcggccattcacctgctcagactgtgggaaaggattcaccacatcatctcacctagtgactcaccagtcagttcacactgcagagagggatttcacccgctcagattgtgagaagggattcactcagtcatctgatctgctagcacaccagtga
- the LOC140722574 gene encoding uncharacterized protein codes for MAHQRVHTGERPFTCSECGKGFNQSSHLKVHQRVHTGERPFTCSDCGKGFTQSSHLQSHQRVHTGERPFTCSDCGKGFTCSSDLKKHQRVHTGERPFTCSDCGKGFTRSSFLKVHQKVHTGERPFTCSDCGKGFILSSELKVHQRVHTGERPFTCSDCGKGFTQSFKLKIHQRVHTGERPFTCSDCGKRFTQLAHLRAHRSVHTGERPFTCSYCGEGFILSSQLLSHQSVHTGERPFTCSDCGKGFTQSYTLLVHQRLHTGERPFTCSDCGKGFTQSSKLKLHQRVHTGERPFTCSDCGKGFTCSSELKVHWRVHTGERPFICSECGKGFIQSCNLKVHQRVHTGERPFTCSDCGKGFTRSSELKVHWRVHTGERPFICSECGKGFIQSCTLKVHQRVHTGERPFTCSDCGKGFTQSSHLQAHLSVHTGEKPFTC; via the coding sequence ATggctcatcagcgagttcacaccggggagcggccgttcacctgctcagaatgtgggaaggggttcaatcagtcatctcatctgaaggtacatcagcgagttcacactggggagaggccgttcacctgctcagactgtgggaagggattcactcagtcatcccacctacagagtcatcagcgagttcacactggggagaggccattcacctgctcagactgtgggaagggattcacttgctcatctgatctgaagaaacatcagcgagttcacactggggagaggccattcacctgctcagactgtgggaagggattcactcggtcatcttttctgaaggtacatcagaaagttcacactggggagcggccattcacctgctcagactgtgggaagggattcattctgtcatctgaactgaaggtacatcagcgagttcacactggagagaggccgttcacctgctcagactgtgggaaaggattcactcagtcatttaaactgaaaatacatcagcgagttcacactggagagcgaccattcacctgctcagattgtgggaagagattcacacagtTAGCCCACCTACgagcacacaggtcagttcacactggggagaggccatttacctgttcatactgtggggagggattcatttTGTCATCTCAGCTATTGagccaccagtcagttcacactggggagaggccattcacctgctcagactgtgggaagggattcactcagtcatacacCCTACTGGTTCACCAGCGccttcacaccggggagcggccgttcacctgttcggactgtgggaagggattcactcagtcatctaaactgaagttacatcagagagttcacactggagagaggccattcacctgctcagactgtgggaagggattcacttgctcatctgaactgaaggtacattggagagttcacactggggagcggcctttcatctgctcagaatgtgggaagggattcattcaatcatgcaatctgaaggtacatcagcgagttcacactggggaacgaccgttcacctgctcagactgtgggaagggattcactcggtcatctgaactgaaggtacattggagagttcacactggggagcggccgttcatctgctcagaatgtgggaagggattcattcaatcatgcactctgaaggtacatcagcgagttcacactggggaaagaccgttcacctgctcagactgtgggaagggattcactcagtcctcccacctacaagcacacctgtcagttcatactggggagaagccgttcacctgctga